The window GTATGTGGGTGTGTGGAACCTCTGTCGCCAATGCGATAAAGCCAGTTGACACTCTGCGTGAAGAAGGTCTATTTTTGGAACTGCTATAAGTTTCTTCGCCTTTGCATTTGGATATTGCCCAATTGAAGTCCGCAGCCAATAAGGGCATTATTTTCAGTGTAGAAGATCATTCTGTAAATGGTGGCTTGGGAACTTCCCTTGCCGATGCGTTGGCAACTAATTCTCTTTGCGCAAAACTGGTGAAAACAGGAGTTAAACAATACCCGATGTCTGGCGAATCCAATGAATTATATCATTGGGCTGGTTTGGACACTGCTTCCCTCATTGCCACAGTGAAGAAAAATATGGAATAAAGTGAGCAGTAAAAATAGTAAGAACTATATCAACGGAGCGTAAATCACTTTAGCATATTCTCTGTTTTATTAGTGGGGTGGATACTCTACATTGGTATCTATTATCATATATATTAGGAACTTGCATTAGAATAATGTCCCTTTGTTTTCCCTAATTTTCTTTTTTCCTTTTCCACTTGAGTGAAGAGAAAATATAGTTGACTTATAACAGGCGAAATTTATGATTGAACTTTAATTTAATAACAAGGGAGAATAACTAAAAATGAAAGTTCTAAAGACCCATCGGGACAAATGCATAACCTGTCATAATTGTGAAAGCGCTTGTTCCAAGCTCTATTTTAAAGAAGACAGTGCAGCAAAATCTTGTATAGAAATTAACGAAAATGTTTATCCTCCCGAAATGACGGTATGCAATCAATGCGGAACTTGTGTAAGTGTTTGTCCAACTCTGGCTTTGACTGTTAATGCTCAGGGAGTGGTATTGTTGAATAAAACTCTCTGTATTGGTTGTATGATGTGTGTGGCTGTTTGCCCCAATAATTCAATGCGTTTTGCCAAAGGTGTGTTAAATCCTTTCAAATGCATTGCTTGTGGAGTATGCCCAAAAACCTGTCCTGCGGAAGCAATAGAAATAATAATGGCTTAGGAGATAAAATGGAACGCAGATTAATTGCCGAATTCAAATATAACTTGGCACCTGTTATACAGGGTTATAATAAACGCTCTTTATACATTAATTTGAGCACTAAGGAAATTAAGGAAAAACCGGTTAGCGATCTGATGATAGATAAATTCGTAGGTGGAAAAGGTTTTGATCTTTACTTAATGTGGCACGGTGTAAAAGATCAGACAAAATGGGATAGTCCCGAAAATGAAATTTGTATCTCTTTTGGTCCTTTATGTGGAAATACCAGTTATCCCGGAAGCGGAAAATCTATTGTCACAACTATTTCGCCCTTAACGGGAATTCCGGTTGATTGTAATGTAGGTGGACATTTTGGTCCTTATGCCAAATTCTCTGGTTGGGATGCTATTGAATTACAAGGAATTGCAGAAGAGGAAGTGATTGTTTATATCGATGGTGATAAAGGAATGGTGCAAATACTTTCTGCTCCTGATGTAGAGATAAATAGTCATATTTTGGCGGAAGAACTGGTAAAAGAATTTGCCGATAATGAAAATAAATATCAGTATGTATCCGTTGTTTCCACTGGCAAGGCAGCAGAAAATGTTTTGATAACCTGTTTGAATTTTTCTTTTTGGGATAAGCGCAGAAAAGTTGCTCGTTTAAAACAAGCAGGTAGAGGCGGAACAGGTAGTGTATTCAGGCACAAGAAAATAAAGGCATTAGTAGTGAAATATTCGGGTCTGAAAGTGGATTCCAATAATCCGGAAGATTTGGAAACAGTTAGAATGAGAGGTCTGAAACTGCATAAGGAAATTGAAGCGGGTGATTCTACCCAAAATCGGATGCGACAAGTGGGAACTGCTCATTTGATGGAAATTATGAATGATTACGATCTTTTGCCGGTGCGAAATTTTAAATATGGTCAAAGCCCGGAAGCGGAGGGTTTGCATTCCCGTGAATTTATAGATCTTTTTACGCAAGGAATGCCTGATGGTTGTTGGTTTGGTTGTTCTATGTCTTGTTGCAAAGGGGTAGATAATTTTGAGCCCAGAACCGGTCCCTATAAAGGGCAAAAAGTATGTGTGGACGGTCCTGAATATGAAACTGCGGCTGGCTGTGGAAGTAATATTGGCGTTTTTAATGCGCGTGATGTTGTGGAAATAAATTTTTATTGTGACACCTACGGAGTGGATACTATTTCTTTCGGAACCGGGACTGCCTTTGCTATGGAATGTTATGAAAATGGCATTTTAAATAAAGAACGCACTGGTGGGCTGGAATTAACTTGGGGAAATGCAGATGCGGCTTTGGAACTTTTGCATCAAATGGCAAGAGGT of the Candidatus Cloacimonas sp. genome contains:
- a CDS encoding aldehyde ferredoxin oxidoreductase C-terminal domain-containing protein, whose translation is MERRLIAEFKYNLAPVIQGYNKRSLYINLSTKEIKEKPVSDLMIDKFVGGKGFDLYLMWHGVKDQTKWDSPENEICISFGPLCGNTSYPGSGKSIVTTISPLTGIPVDCNVGGHFGPYAKFSGWDAIELQGIAEEEVIVYIDGDKGMVQILSAPDVEINSHILAEELVKEFADNENKYQYVSVVSTGKAAENVLITCLNFSFWDKRRKVARLKQAGRGGTGSVFRHKKIKALVVKYSGLKVDSNNPEDLETVRMRGLKLHKEIEAGDSTQNRMRQVGTAHLMEIMNDYDLLPVRNFKYGQSPEAEGLHSREFIDLFTQGMPDGCWFGCSMSCCKGVDNFEPRTGPYKGQKVCVDGPEYETAAGCGSNIGVFNARDVVEINFYCDTYGVDTISFGTGTAFAMECYENGILNKERTGGLELTWGNADAALELLHQMARGEGFGVIVGQGVRKMKHIFAEKYGADPKFLQDIGMEAKGLEYSQYLSKESLAQQGGYTLALKGPQHDEAWLIFMDMVNNQIPTFKDKAEALHYFPMFRTWFGLQGLCKLPWNDIEPADNAETDEPAKVPEHVQNYVDIYKAITGKPLDKKSLIEQSERVYNFQKVFCLRMGKGRRIDDVPPYRAVGPVTEEEFLSRQERYDKQLKEKIGIDPEGKSTQEKMAILRNYREDQYQQLIDAVYERKGWNREGVPQIEHLQKIGMDLPEVIEVVQRFL
- a CDS encoding 4Fe-4S binding protein, which produces MKVLKTHRDKCITCHNCESACSKLYFKEDSAAKSCIEINENVYPPEMTVCNQCGTCVSVCPTLALTVNAQGVVLLNKTLCIGCMMCVAVCPNNSMRFAKGVLNPFKCIACGVCPKTCPAEAIEIIMA
- a CDS encoding transketolase C-terminal domain-containing protein translates to MDIAQLKSAANKGIIFSVEDHSVNGGLGTSLADALATNSLCAKLVKTGVKQYPMSGESNELYHWAGLDTASLIATVKKNME